One uncultured Draconibacterium sp. genomic window, TTGATCTCCCCAAAATTGATTTCTTCAATTAAAAACAGAGAAAAAGCACTTCCAATTTGGTCTAAAAAATGGGCATCTGAATTATAAAGTAACGAAATTTTGTTTTCTAAAACATAATGTTTTCGAACATCATTTTCGCTTGTTTTTCCGGTAATTCCCATGGCGTCAAATTCCAGATTTTTAGGAATAAAACCAAGGTGACTAAAAAGGCCGTTCATGGATCGGTTAACGTGTGCCGGAATAAATATTCCATTTAAACGATACACTTCTTTCTGAATGGTAGAGATTCCCTTTTTTAAAGCTGGTGTTAAGTAGTAAGGAACAATCTCGATGATGTTTTCCTCTTCGTCAACTACCGGTTGATAACCAAAGTGTCCATCCGGATTTGGAATTTTTGAACTATTTTCTTCGAGGAAGAGCTGAAACTCATCCAACTGGTATTCGTGCTCAAAAAATGCCAGACAATGAACTTCTTCCTTTGTAGTTACTTCCGCTCCCATTAACACAAAAATGCCTTCTTTTGAAGCAATCTTTTTTACTGCTTTTACATTTTTTGTTGAGTTATGATCGGTAATTCCGATTA contains:
- a CDS encoding PHP domain-containing protein — translated: MQVRADLHIHTVLSPCADLEMAPAKIIEKAKKANLQIIGITDHNSTKNVKAVKKIASKEGIFVLMGAEVTTKEEVHCLAFFEHEYQLDEFQLFLEENSSKIPNPDGHFGYQPVVDEEENIIEIVPYYLTPALKKGISTIQKEVYRLNGIFIPAHVNRSMNGLFSHLGFIPKNLEFDAMGITGKTSENDVRKHYVLENKISLLYNSDAHFLDQIGSAFSLFLIEEINFGEIKMALNQANNRSVKIL